In the genome of Denticeps clupeoides chromosome 13, fDenClu1.1, whole genome shotgun sequence, one region contains:
- the hspa13 gene encoding heat shock 70 kDa protein 13 isoform X2: MAGEIASVGSVILALFLAGYLGQQYLPPPVPKVLGLDLGTTFCSVGVFHPGTGEVEVIADNEGRQSIPSLVSFTATEVHAGHEAQDLADSNPQNTIYDAKRFIGKVFERDALIQESGRYPFQVVNNNGSAEFLITTNRTFAVTPEFIGSRLLLKMKKMAEKHLAVPIDKAVISVPAEFDEMQRNYTVRAANLAGLEILRVINEPTAAAMAYGLHKVEVFNVLVVDLGGGTLDVSLLNKQGGMFLTRAMAGNNKLGGQDFSQRLFQYVAERVRQRHGIQPTLKEDIHQLRLAVEAAKLNLTSKPSVEVRVPLHLQTEEEKVVFQELITRDLFEDLNADLFKKILAPIETVLAEGRLNKEDVDEIVLVGGSTRIPRIRQIISEFFGKEPNTSVDPDLAVVTGVAIQAGIMGGSWPLQVSAMEIPNRHLRKTNFS; this comes from the exons ATGGCCGGAGAAATAGCCTCTGTCG GCTCGGTCATCCTCGCTCTGTTCCTGGCTGGTTATTTGGGTCAGCAGTATTTGCCGCCACCCGTGCCCAAAGTGCTGGGTCTGGACCTCGGCACCACTTTTTGCTCCGTGGGCGTGTTCCACCCGGGCACCGGCGAGGTGGAGGTCATAGCAGATAATGAGGGCCGGCAGAGCATCCCCAGCCTGGTGTCTTTCACCGCCACCGAGGTCCATGCCGGGCACGAGGCCCAGGACCTGGCAGACAGCAACCCTCAAAATACCATTTATGACGCCAAGAGGTTCATAGGGAAAGTGTTTGAGCGTGACGCCTTGATCCAGGAGAGTGGCCGATACCCATTTCAG GTCGTAAACAACAACGGAAGTGCAGAGTTCCTCATCACGACAAATCGTACGTTCGCCGTCACACCCGAGTTCATCGGCTCGCGCCTCctgctgaagatgaagaagatggcGGAGAAGCACCTGGCCGTGCCCATCGACAAGGCCGTGATCTCCGTGCCGGCCGAGTTTGATGAAATGCAGAGAAATTACACGGTCAGAGCTGCGAACCTGGCAG GCCTTGAAATCCTGAGAGTCATCAACGAACCTACCGCTGCTGCAATGGCGTACGGGCTGCACAAGGTGGAGGTGTTCAACGTGCTGGTGGTAGATCTGGGTGGGGGCACCCTGGACGTGTCTCTGTTGAACAAGCAGGGGGGCATGTTCCTCACCAGAGCCATGGCAG GTAACAATAAGCTGGGTGGGCAGGACTTCAGCCAGAGGCTGTTCCAGTACGTCGCGGAGAGGGTCCGGCAGCGGCACGGCATCCAGCCCACCCTGAAGGAGGACATTCACCAACTTAGGCTCGCAGTAGAGGCAGCCAAGCTCAACCTGACCTCCAAGCCCAGTGTTGAGGTCCGAGTGCCGCTGCACCTTCAGACTGAGGAGGAGAAGGTCGTCTTCCAGGAGCTCATCACACGGGACCTGTTTGAGGACCTTAATGCCGACCTCTTCAAGAAGATCCTTGCCCCCATAGAGACTGTGCTGGCTGAAGGCCGCCTGAACAAGGAGGACGTGGACGAGATCGTTCTGGTTGGTGGATCCACGCGAATCCCGCGCATTCGCCAGATCATCAGCGAGTTCTTCGGGAAGGAGCCCAACACGTCGGTGGACCCCGACCTGGCAGTGGTGACCGGTGTGGCCATTCAGGCCGGCATCATGGGGGGCTCCTGGCCCCTGCAGGTCAGCGCCATGGAGATCCCCAACCGGCACCTACGAAAAACCAACTTCAGCTGA
- the hspa13 gene encoding heat shock 70 kDa protein 13 isoform X1, translating to MNGNVVQSVVSDNPDCPAGSVILALFLAGYLGQQYLPPPVPKVLGLDLGTTFCSVGVFHPGTGEVEVIADNEGRQSIPSLVSFTATEVHAGHEAQDLADSNPQNTIYDAKRFIGKVFERDALIQESGRYPFQVVNNNGSAEFLITTNRTFAVTPEFIGSRLLLKMKKMAEKHLAVPIDKAVISVPAEFDEMQRNYTVRAANLAGLEILRVINEPTAAAMAYGLHKVEVFNVLVVDLGGGTLDVSLLNKQGGMFLTRAMAGNNKLGGQDFSQRLFQYVAERVRQRHGIQPTLKEDIHQLRLAVEAAKLNLTSKPSVEVRVPLHLQTEEEKVVFQELITRDLFEDLNADLFKKILAPIETVLAEGRLNKEDVDEIVLVGGSTRIPRIRQIISEFFGKEPNTSVDPDLAVVTGVAIQAGIMGGSWPLQVSAMEIPNRHLRKTNFS from the exons ATGAATGGGAACGTTGTCCAGTCTGTGGTCTCTGATAACCCCGATTGCCCTGCAGGCTCGGTCATCCTCGCTCTGTTCCTGGCTGGTTATTTGGGTCAGCAGTATTTGCCGCCACCCGTGCCCAAAGTGCTGGGTCTGGACCTCGGCACCACTTTTTGCTCCGTGGGCGTGTTCCACCCGGGCACCGGCGAGGTGGAGGTCATAGCAGATAATGAGGGCCGGCAGAGCATCCCCAGCCTGGTGTCTTTCACCGCCACCGAGGTCCATGCCGGGCACGAGGCCCAGGACCTGGCAGACAGCAACCCTCAAAATACCATTTATGACGCCAAGAGGTTCATAGGGAAAGTGTTTGAGCGTGACGCCTTGATCCAGGAGAGTGGCCGATACCCATTTCAG GTCGTAAACAACAACGGAAGTGCAGAGTTCCTCATCACGACAAATCGTACGTTCGCCGTCACACCCGAGTTCATCGGCTCGCGCCTCctgctgaagatgaagaagatggcGGAGAAGCACCTGGCCGTGCCCATCGACAAGGCCGTGATCTCCGTGCCGGCCGAGTTTGATGAAATGCAGAGAAATTACACGGTCAGAGCTGCGAACCTGGCAG GCCTTGAAATCCTGAGAGTCATCAACGAACCTACCGCTGCTGCAATGGCGTACGGGCTGCACAAGGTGGAGGTGTTCAACGTGCTGGTGGTAGATCTGGGTGGGGGCACCCTGGACGTGTCTCTGTTGAACAAGCAGGGGGGCATGTTCCTCACCAGAGCCATGGCAG GTAACAATAAGCTGGGTGGGCAGGACTTCAGCCAGAGGCTGTTCCAGTACGTCGCGGAGAGGGTCCGGCAGCGGCACGGCATCCAGCCCACCCTGAAGGAGGACATTCACCAACTTAGGCTCGCAGTAGAGGCAGCCAAGCTCAACCTGACCTCCAAGCCCAGTGTTGAGGTCCGAGTGCCGCTGCACCTTCAGACTGAGGAGGAGAAGGTCGTCTTCCAGGAGCTCATCACACGGGACCTGTTTGAGGACCTTAATGCCGACCTCTTCAAGAAGATCCTTGCCCCCATAGAGACTGTGCTGGCTGAAGGCCGCCTGAACAAGGAGGACGTGGACGAGATCGTTCTGGTTGGTGGATCCACGCGAATCCCGCGCATTCGCCAGATCATCAGCGAGTTCTTCGGGAAGGAGCCCAACACGTCGGTGGACCCCGACCTGGCAGTGGTGACCGGTGTGGCCATTCAGGCCGGCATCATGGGGGGCTCCTGGCCCCTGCAGGTCAGCGCCATGGAGATCCCCAACCGGCACCTACGAAAAACCAACTTCAGCTGA